A stretch of Linepithema humile isolate Giens D197 chromosome 3, Lhum_UNIL_v1.0, whole genome shotgun sequence DNA encodes these proteins:
- the LOC105669717 gene encoding NAD kinase isoform X1 — translation MKEKARSRSVSEVFDWRCLAGCEGTMTGNENGSVGGLLQQERDRESETRRRKRSRTWPRTRSLNAPSPVQHFGPCGRIMKNSAMIMTIQDPASQRLTWYKPPLTVLVIKKVRDSSVLPPFVQLVTWLIEEKRMVVFVEATVLEDPALARDPRFQSLRDRLQTFRDGTDDLQDRIDFIVCLGGDGTLLYASMLFQQSVPPVMAFHLGSLGFLTPFEFDNFQEQVTNVLEGHAALTLRSRLRCIIMRKNEEGQPPTNLLVLNEVVVDRGPSPYLSNIDLFIDGKHVTSVQGDGLIVSTPTGSTAYAVAAGASMIHPSVPAIMITPICPHSLSFRPIVVPAGVELKISVSPDSRNTSWVSFDGRNRQELFHGDSLRVTTSIYPVPSICAADQITDWFDSLAECLHWNVRKRQKHLDELSDLAHSSSNDTLDSLDS, via the exons ATGAAGGAAAAAGCACGTAGTCGAAGTGTGAGCGAAGTGTTTGATTGGAGATGCCTGGCTGGATGCGAGGGCACCATGACCGGAAATGAAAACGGCAGTGTGGGAGGACTTTTGCAACAGGAACGCGATAGGGAGTCGGAAACACGCAGACGGAAACGGTCTCGTACTTGGCC gaGAACGAGGAGTCTAAACGCACCCAGTCCCGTTCAACACTTCGGGCCATGTGGGCGTATTATGAAAAACTCCGCAATGATTAT GACCATCCAGGATCCAGCCTCTCAGAGGTTGACGTGGTACAAACCACCACTCACCGTTCTGGTCATCAAAAAGGTTCGCGACTCCTCAGTCTTGCCACCGTTTGTTCAATTAGTCACGTGGTTAATAGAG GAAAAGCGAATGGTGGTCTTTGTAGAAGCCACTGTTCTGGAAGATCCGGCTCTGGCCAGAGATCCCAGGTTTCAAAGTCTTCGCGACAGATTACAAACTTTTAGAGATGGCACTGATGATTTGCAG GATCGAATTGATTTTATCGTCTGCTTGGGGGGTGACGGAACCCTTCTTTATGCCAGTATGCTGTTCCAACAGTCAGTGCCGCCTGTAATGGCGTTTCATCTTGGCTCCCTAGGATTTCTCACTCCTTTCGAGTTTGATAATTTCCAAGAACAAGTGACCAATGTGCTCGAAG GACATGCAGCTTTAACCCTAAGAAGTCGTTTAAGATGCATCATTATGCGTAAAAACGAAGAAGGTCAACCACCTACGAATCTTTTAGTGTTAAATGAGGTTGTAGTGGACCGAGGACCATCACCTTATCTTTCAAATATTGATCTATTCATCGATGGCAAACATGTGACAAGCGTGCAGGGTGACGGCTTGATCGTGAGCACGCCGACTGGGTCCACTGCTTATGCGGTTGCTGCTGGAGCCAGCATGATTCATCCCTCAGTTCCTGCCATTATGATCACACCGATCTGCCCTCATTCTTTATCCTTCAGGCCAATTGTCGTGCCTGCAGGAGTCGAGCTTAAG ATCTCGGTTTCACCTGACAGCAGAAATACCTCGTGGGTGTCCTTCGACGGTAGAAATAGACAGGAACTCTTCCATGGTGACAG CTTGAGGGTGACCACTTCCATATATCCAGTGCCTAGTATTTGCGCGGCTGATCAAATCACCGACTGGTTCGATTCACTGGCCGAATGCCTGCACTGGAACGTCAGGAAGCGTCAGAAACACTTGGACGAGTTAAGTGACCTCGCACATTCATCTAGCAACGACACTTTAGATTCCCTTGATAGCTAG
- the LOC105669717 gene encoding NAD kinase isoform X7: protein MDEAELRRTRSLNAPSPVQHFGPCGRIMKNSAMIMTIQDPASQRLTWYKPPLTVLVIKKVRDSSVLPPFVQLVTWLIEEKRMVVFVEATVLEDPALARDPRFQSLRDRLQTFRDGTDDLQDRIDFIVCLGGDGTLLYASMLFQQSVPPVMAFHLGSLGFLTPFEFDNFQEQVTNVLEGHAALTLRSRLRCIIMRKNEEGQPPTNLLVLNEVVVDRGPSPYLSNIDLFIDGKHVTSVQGDGLIVSTPTGSTAYAVAAGASMIHPSVPAIMITPICPHSLSFRPIVVPAGVELKISVSPDSRNTSWVSFDGRNRQELFHGDSLRVTTSIYPVPSICAADQITDWFDSLAECLHWNVRKRQKHLDELSDLAHSSSNDTLDSLDS, encoded by the exons ATGGACGAGGCTGAATTGAG gaGAACGAGGAGTCTAAACGCACCCAGTCCCGTTCAACACTTCGGGCCATGTGGGCGTATTATGAAAAACTCCGCAATGATTAT GACCATCCAGGATCCAGCCTCTCAGAGGTTGACGTGGTACAAACCACCACTCACCGTTCTGGTCATCAAAAAGGTTCGCGACTCCTCAGTCTTGCCACCGTTTGTTCAATTAGTCACGTGGTTAATAGAG GAAAAGCGAATGGTGGTCTTTGTAGAAGCCACTGTTCTGGAAGATCCGGCTCTGGCCAGAGATCCCAGGTTTCAAAGTCTTCGCGACAGATTACAAACTTTTAGAGATGGCACTGATGATTTGCAG GATCGAATTGATTTTATCGTCTGCTTGGGGGGTGACGGAACCCTTCTTTATGCCAGTATGCTGTTCCAACAGTCAGTGCCGCCTGTAATGGCGTTTCATCTTGGCTCCCTAGGATTTCTCACTCCTTTCGAGTTTGATAATTTCCAAGAACAAGTGACCAATGTGCTCGAAG GACATGCAGCTTTAACCCTAAGAAGTCGTTTAAGATGCATCATTATGCGTAAAAACGAAGAAGGTCAACCACCTACGAATCTTTTAGTGTTAAATGAGGTTGTAGTGGACCGAGGACCATCACCTTATCTTTCAAATATTGATCTATTCATCGATGGCAAACATGTGACAAGCGTGCAGGGTGACGGCTTGATCGTGAGCACGCCGACTGGGTCCACTGCTTATGCGGTTGCTGCTGGAGCCAGCATGATTCATCCCTCAGTTCCTGCCATTATGATCACACCGATCTGCCCTCATTCTTTATCCTTCAGGCCAATTGTCGTGCCTGCAGGAGTCGAGCTTAAG ATCTCGGTTTCACCTGACAGCAGAAATACCTCGTGGGTGTCCTTCGACGGTAGAAATAGACAGGAACTCTTCCATGGTGACAG CTTGAGGGTGACCACTTCCATATATCCAGTGCCTAGTATTTGCGCGGCTGATCAAATCACCGACTGGTTCGATTCACTGGCCGAATGCCTGCACTGGAACGTCAGGAAGCGTCAGAAACACTTGGACGAGTTAAGTGACCTCGCACATTCATCTAGCAACGACACTTTAGATTCCCTTGATAGCTAG
- the LOC105669717 gene encoding NAD kinase isoform X8: MNCSENLIELVNSMTIQDPASQRLTWYKPPLTVLVIKKVRDSSVLPPFVQLVTWLIEEKRMVVFVEATVLEDPALARDPRFQSLRDRLQTFRDGTDDLQDRIDFIVCLGGDGTLLYASMLFQQSVPPVMAFHLGSLGFLTPFEFDNFQEQVTNVLEGHAALTLRSRLRCIIMRKNEEGQPPTNLLVLNEVVVDRGPSPYLSNIDLFIDGKHVTSVQGDGLIVSTPTGSTAYAVAAGASMIHPSVPAIMITPICPHSLSFRPIVVPAGVELKISVSPDSRNTSWVSFDGRNRQELFHGDSLRVTTSIYPVPSICAADQITDWFDSLAECLHWNVRKRQKHLDELSDLAHSSSNDTLDSLDS, translated from the exons atgaattgttctgaaaatcttattgaattggTAAACTCAAt GACCATCCAGGATCCAGCCTCTCAGAGGTTGACGTGGTACAAACCACCACTCACCGTTCTGGTCATCAAAAAGGTTCGCGACTCCTCAGTCTTGCCACCGTTTGTTCAATTAGTCACGTGGTTAATAGAG GAAAAGCGAATGGTGGTCTTTGTAGAAGCCACTGTTCTGGAAGATCCGGCTCTGGCCAGAGATCCCAGGTTTCAAAGTCTTCGCGACAGATTACAAACTTTTAGAGATGGCACTGATGATTTGCAG GATCGAATTGATTTTATCGTCTGCTTGGGGGGTGACGGAACCCTTCTTTATGCCAGTATGCTGTTCCAACAGTCAGTGCCGCCTGTAATGGCGTTTCATCTTGGCTCCCTAGGATTTCTCACTCCTTTCGAGTTTGATAATTTCCAAGAACAAGTGACCAATGTGCTCGAAG GACATGCAGCTTTAACCCTAAGAAGTCGTTTAAGATGCATCATTATGCGTAAAAACGAAGAAGGTCAACCACCTACGAATCTTTTAGTGTTAAATGAGGTTGTAGTGGACCGAGGACCATCACCTTATCTTTCAAATATTGATCTATTCATCGATGGCAAACATGTGACAAGCGTGCAGGGTGACGGCTTGATCGTGAGCACGCCGACTGGGTCCACTGCTTATGCGGTTGCTGCTGGAGCCAGCATGATTCATCCCTCAGTTCCTGCCATTATGATCACACCGATCTGCCCTCATTCTTTATCCTTCAGGCCAATTGTCGTGCCTGCAGGAGTCGAGCTTAAG ATCTCGGTTTCACCTGACAGCAGAAATACCTCGTGGGTGTCCTTCGACGGTAGAAATAGACAGGAACTCTTCCATGGTGACAG CTTGAGGGTGACCACTTCCATATATCCAGTGCCTAGTATTTGCGCGGCTGATCAAATCACCGACTGGTTCGATTCACTGGCCGAATGCCTGCACTGGAACGTCAGGAAGCGTCAGAAACACTTGGACGAGTTAAGTGACCTCGCACATTCATCTAGCAACGACACTTTAGATTCCCTTGATAGCTAG
- the LOC105669717 gene encoding NAD kinase isoform X11, producing the protein MVNIKTIQDPASQRLTWYKPPLTVLVIKKVRDSSVLPPFVQLVTWLIEEKRMVVFVEATVLEDPALARDPRFQSLRDRLQTFRDGTDDLQDRIDFIVCLGGDGTLLYASMLFQQSVPPVMAFHLGSLGFLTPFEFDNFQEQVTNVLEGHAALTLRSRLRCIIMRKNEEGQPPTNLLVLNEVVVDRGPSPYLSNIDLFIDGKHVTSVQGDGLIVSTPTGSTAYAVAAGASMIHPSVPAIMITPICPHSLSFRPIVVPAGVELKISVSPDSRNTSWVSFDGRNRQELFHGDSLRVTTSIYPVPSICAADQITDWFDSLAECLHWNVRKRQKHLDELSDLAHSSSNDTLDSLDS; encoded by the exons ATGGTTAACATCAA GACCATCCAGGATCCAGCCTCTCAGAGGTTGACGTGGTACAAACCACCACTCACCGTTCTGGTCATCAAAAAGGTTCGCGACTCCTCAGTCTTGCCACCGTTTGTTCAATTAGTCACGTGGTTAATAGAG GAAAAGCGAATGGTGGTCTTTGTAGAAGCCACTGTTCTGGAAGATCCGGCTCTGGCCAGAGATCCCAGGTTTCAAAGTCTTCGCGACAGATTACAAACTTTTAGAGATGGCACTGATGATTTGCAG GATCGAATTGATTTTATCGTCTGCTTGGGGGGTGACGGAACCCTTCTTTATGCCAGTATGCTGTTCCAACAGTCAGTGCCGCCTGTAATGGCGTTTCATCTTGGCTCCCTAGGATTTCTCACTCCTTTCGAGTTTGATAATTTCCAAGAACAAGTGACCAATGTGCTCGAAG GACATGCAGCTTTAACCCTAAGAAGTCGTTTAAGATGCATCATTATGCGTAAAAACGAAGAAGGTCAACCACCTACGAATCTTTTAGTGTTAAATGAGGTTGTAGTGGACCGAGGACCATCACCTTATCTTTCAAATATTGATCTATTCATCGATGGCAAACATGTGACAAGCGTGCAGGGTGACGGCTTGATCGTGAGCACGCCGACTGGGTCCACTGCTTATGCGGTTGCTGCTGGAGCCAGCATGATTCATCCCTCAGTTCCTGCCATTATGATCACACCGATCTGCCCTCATTCTTTATCCTTCAGGCCAATTGTCGTGCCTGCAGGAGTCGAGCTTAAG ATCTCGGTTTCACCTGACAGCAGAAATACCTCGTGGGTGTCCTTCGACGGTAGAAATAGACAGGAACTCTTCCATGGTGACAG CTTGAGGGTGACCACTTCCATATATCCAGTGCCTAGTATTTGCGCGGCTGATCAAATCACCGACTGGTTCGATTCACTGGCCGAATGCCTGCACTGGAACGTCAGGAAGCGTCAGAAACACTTGGACGAGTTAAGTGACCTCGCACATTCATCTAGCAACGACACTTTAGATTCCCTTGATAGCTAG
- the LOC105669717 gene encoding NAD kinase isoform X2, with protein sequence MKEKARSRSVSEVFDWRCLAGCEGTMTGNENGSVGGLLQQERDRESETRRRKRSRTWPRTRSLNAPSPVQHFGPCGRIMKNSAMIMTIQDPASQRLTWYKPPLTVLVIKKVRDSSVLPPFVQLVTWLIEEKRMVVFVEATVLEDPALARDPRFQSLRDRLQTFRDGTDDLQDRIDFIVCLGGDGTLLYASMLFQQSVPPVMAFHLGSLGFLTPFEFDNFQEQVTNVLEGHAALTLRSRLRCIIMRKNEEGQPPTNLLVLNEVVVDRGPSPYLSNIDLFIDGKHVTSVQGDGLIVSTPTGSTAYAVAAGASMIHPSVPAIMITPICPHSLSFRPIVVPAGVELKIMANNNARNTAYVSFDGRNQQELRVGDSLRVTTSIYPVPSICAADQITDWFDSLAECLHWNVRKRQKHLDELSDLAHSSSNDTLDSLDS encoded by the exons ATGAAGGAAAAAGCACGTAGTCGAAGTGTGAGCGAAGTGTTTGATTGGAGATGCCTGGCTGGATGCGAGGGCACCATGACCGGAAATGAAAACGGCAGTGTGGGAGGACTTTTGCAACAGGAACGCGATAGGGAGTCGGAAACACGCAGACGGAAACGGTCTCGTACTTGGCC gaGAACGAGGAGTCTAAACGCACCCAGTCCCGTTCAACACTTCGGGCCATGTGGGCGTATTATGAAAAACTCCGCAATGATTAT GACCATCCAGGATCCAGCCTCTCAGAGGTTGACGTGGTACAAACCACCACTCACCGTTCTGGTCATCAAAAAGGTTCGCGACTCCTCAGTCTTGCCACCGTTTGTTCAATTAGTCACGTGGTTAATAGAG GAAAAGCGAATGGTGGTCTTTGTAGAAGCCACTGTTCTGGAAGATCCGGCTCTGGCCAGAGATCCCAGGTTTCAAAGTCTTCGCGACAGATTACAAACTTTTAGAGATGGCACTGATGATTTGCAG GATCGAATTGATTTTATCGTCTGCTTGGGGGGTGACGGAACCCTTCTTTATGCCAGTATGCTGTTCCAACAGTCAGTGCCGCCTGTAATGGCGTTTCATCTTGGCTCCCTAGGATTTCTCACTCCTTTCGAGTTTGATAATTTCCAAGAACAAGTGACCAATGTGCTCGAAG GACATGCAGCTTTAACCCTAAGAAGTCGTTTAAGATGCATCATTATGCGTAAAAACGAAGAAGGTCAACCACCTACGAATCTTTTAGTGTTAAATGAGGTTGTAGTGGACCGAGGACCATCACCTTATCTTTCAAATATTGATCTATTCATCGATGGCAAACATGTGACAAGCGTGCAGGGTGACGGCTTGATCGTGAGCACGCCGACTGGGTCCACTGCTTATGCGGTTGCTGCTGGAGCCAGCATGATTCATCCCTCAGTTCCTGCCATTATGATCACACCGATCTGCCCTCATTCTTTATCCTTCAGGCCAATTGTCGTGCCTGCAGGAGTCGAGCTTAAG ATAATGGCGAATAACAATGCCCGCAACACAGCCTACGTCTCCTTCGACGGTCGTAATCAGCAAGAACTACGCGTCGGTGACAG CTTGAGGGTGACCACTTCCATATATCCAGTGCCTAGTATTTGCGCGGCTGATCAAATCACCGACTGGTTCGATTCACTGGCCGAATGCCTGCACTGGAACGTCAGGAAGCGTCAGAAACACTTGGACGAGTTAAGTGACCTCGCACATTCATCTAGCAACGACACTTTAGATTCCCTTGATAGCTAG
- the LOC105669717 gene encoding NAD kinase isoform X4, translated as MVGTGKTIQDPASQRLTWYKPPLTVLVIKKVRDSSVLPPFVQLVTWLIEEKRMVVFVEATVLEDPALARDPRFQSLRDRLQTFRDGTDDLQDRIDFIVCLGGDGTLLYASMLFQQSVPPVMAFHLGSLGFLTPFEFDNFQEQVTNVLEGHAALTLRSRLRCIIMRKNEEGQPPTNLLVLNEVVVDRGPSPYLSNIDLFIDGKHVTSVQGDGLIVSTPTGSTAYAVAAGASMIHPSVPAIMITPICPHSLSFRPIVVPAGVELKISVSPDSRNTSWVSFDGRNRQELFHGDSLRVTTSIYPVPSICAADQITDWFDSLAECLHWNVRKRQKHLDELSDLAHSSSNDTLDSLDS; from the exons ATGGTTGGAACTGGAAA GACCATCCAGGATCCAGCCTCTCAGAGGTTGACGTGGTACAAACCACCACTCACCGTTCTGGTCATCAAAAAGGTTCGCGACTCCTCAGTCTTGCCACCGTTTGTTCAATTAGTCACGTGGTTAATAGAG GAAAAGCGAATGGTGGTCTTTGTAGAAGCCACTGTTCTGGAAGATCCGGCTCTGGCCAGAGATCCCAGGTTTCAAAGTCTTCGCGACAGATTACAAACTTTTAGAGATGGCACTGATGATTTGCAG GATCGAATTGATTTTATCGTCTGCTTGGGGGGTGACGGAACCCTTCTTTATGCCAGTATGCTGTTCCAACAGTCAGTGCCGCCTGTAATGGCGTTTCATCTTGGCTCCCTAGGATTTCTCACTCCTTTCGAGTTTGATAATTTCCAAGAACAAGTGACCAATGTGCTCGAAG GACATGCAGCTTTAACCCTAAGAAGTCGTTTAAGATGCATCATTATGCGTAAAAACGAAGAAGGTCAACCACCTACGAATCTTTTAGTGTTAAATGAGGTTGTAGTGGACCGAGGACCATCACCTTATCTTTCAAATATTGATCTATTCATCGATGGCAAACATGTGACAAGCGTGCAGGGTGACGGCTTGATCGTGAGCACGCCGACTGGGTCCACTGCTTATGCGGTTGCTGCTGGAGCCAGCATGATTCATCCCTCAGTTCCTGCCATTATGATCACACCGATCTGCCCTCATTCTTTATCCTTCAGGCCAATTGTCGTGCCTGCAGGAGTCGAGCTTAAG ATCTCGGTTTCACCTGACAGCAGAAATACCTCGTGGGTGTCCTTCGACGGTAGAAATAGACAGGAACTCTTCCATGGTGACAG CTTGAGGGTGACCACTTCCATATATCCAGTGCCTAGTATTTGCGCGGCTGATCAAATCACCGACTGGTTCGATTCACTGGCCGAATGCCTGCACTGGAACGTCAGGAAGCGTCAGAAACACTTGGACGAGTTAAGTGACCTCGCACATTCATCTAGCAACGACACTTTAGATTCCCTTGATAGCTAG
- the LOC105669717 gene encoding NAD kinase isoform X5 has product MADQIAFLHHNDISKQYDFVYDDVEPQDDELNDLSMESNPRVLRRTRSLNAPSPVQHFGPCGRIMKNSAMIMTIQDPASQRLTWYKPPLTVLVIKKVRDSSVLPPFVQLVTWLIEEKRMVVFVEATVLEDPALARDPRFQSLRDRLQTFRDGTDDLQDRIDFIVCLGGDGTLLYASMLFQQSVPPVMAFHLGSLGFLTPFEFDNFQEQVTNVLEGHAALTLRSRLRCIIMRKNEEGQPPTNLLVLNEVVVDRGPSPYLSNIDLFIDGKHVTSVQGDGLIVSTPTGSTAYAVAAGASMIHPSVPAIMITPICPHSLSFRPIVVPAGVELKISVSPDSRNTSWVSFDGRNRQELFHGDSLRVTTSIYPVPSICAADQITDWFDSLAECLHWNVRKRQKHLDELSDLAHSSSNDTLDSLDS; this is encoded by the exons ATGGCGGATCAAATCGCATTTTTACACCACAATGATATCAGTAAACAATATGACTTCGTTTACGACGACGTCGAACCGCAGGATGATGAATTGAACGACCTGTCGATGGAAAGCAATCCACGTGTTCTCAG gaGAACGAGGAGTCTAAACGCACCCAGTCCCGTTCAACACTTCGGGCCATGTGGGCGTATTATGAAAAACTCCGCAATGATTAT GACCATCCAGGATCCAGCCTCTCAGAGGTTGACGTGGTACAAACCACCACTCACCGTTCTGGTCATCAAAAAGGTTCGCGACTCCTCAGTCTTGCCACCGTTTGTTCAATTAGTCACGTGGTTAATAGAG GAAAAGCGAATGGTGGTCTTTGTAGAAGCCACTGTTCTGGAAGATCCGGCTCTGGCCAGAGATCCCAGGTTTCAAAGTCTTCGCGACAGATTACAAACTTTTAGAGATGGCACTGATGATTTGCAG GATCGAATTGATTTTATCGTCTGCTTGGGGGGTGACGGAACCCTTCTTTATGCCAGTATGCTGTTCCAACAGTCAGTGCCGCCTGTAATGGCGTTTCATCTTGGCTCCCTAGGATTTCTCACTCCTTTCGAGTTTGATAATTTCCAAGAACAAGTGACCAATGTGCTCGAAG GACATGCAGCTTTAACCCTAAGAAGTCGTTTAAGATGCATCATTATGCGTAAAAACGAAGAAGGTCAACCACCTACGAATCTTTTAGTGTTAAATGAGGTTGTAGTGGACCGAGGACCATCACCTTATCTTTCAAATATTGATCTATTCATCGATGGCAAACATGTGACAAGCGTGCAGGGTGACGGCTTGATCGTGAGCACGCCGACTGGGTCCACTGCTTATGCGGTTGCTGCTGGAGCCAGCATGATTCATCCCTCAGTTCCTGCCATTATGATCACACCGATCTGCCCTCATTCTTTATCCTTCAGGCCAATTGTCGTGCCTGCAGGAGTCGAGCTTAAG ATCTCGGTTTCACCTGACAGCAGAAATACCTCGTGGGTGTCCTTCGACGGTAGAAATAGACAGGAACTCTTCCATGGTGACAG CTTGAGGGTGACCACTTCCATATATCCAGTGCCTAGTATTTGCGCGGCTGATCAAATCACCGACTGGTTCGATTCACTGGCCGAATGCCTGCACTGGAACGTCAGGAAGCGTCAGAAACACTTGGACGAGTTAAGTGACCTCGCACATTCATCTAGCAACGACACTTTAGATTCCCTTGATAGCTAG
- the LOC105669717 gene encoding NAD kinase isoform X6 produces the protein MDEKNLQLARAMASVKLDENVVAKKTPVSRMQDKQQTFKRTRSLNAPSPVQHFGPCGRIMKNSAMIMTIQDPASQRLTWYKPPLTVLVIKKVRDSSVLPPFVQLVTWLIEEKRMVVFVEATVLEDPALARDPRFQSLRDRLQTFRDGTDDLQDRIDFIVCLGGDGTLLYASMLFQQSVPPVMAFHLGSLGFLTPFEFDNFQEQVTNVLEGHAALTLRSRLRCIIMRKNEEGQPPTNLLVLNEVVVDRGPSPYLSNIDLFIDGKHVTSVQGDGLIVSTPTGSTAYAVAAGASMIHPSVPAIMITPICPHSLSFRPIVVPAGVELKISVSPDSRNTSWVSFDGRNRQELFHGDSLRVTTSIYPVPSICAADQITDWFDSLAECLHWNVRKRQKHLDELSDLAHSSSNDTLDSLDS, from the exons gaGAACGAGGAGTCTAAACGCACCCAGTCCCGTTCAACACTTCGGGCCATGTGGGCGTATTATGAAAAACTCCGCAATGATTAT GACCATCCAGGATCCAGCCTCTCAGAGGTTGACGTGGTACAAACCACCACTCACCGTTCTGGTCATCAAAAAGGTTCGCGACTCCTCAGTCTTGCCACCGTTTGTTCAATTAGTCACGTGGTTAATAGAG GAAAAGCGAATGGTGGTCTTTGTAGAAGCCACTGTTCTGGAAGATCCGGCTCTGGCCAGAGATCCCAGGTTTCAAAGTCTTCGCGACAGATTACAAACTTTTAGAGATGGCACTGATGATTTGCAG GATCGAATTGATTTTATCGTCTGCTTGGGGGGTGACGGAACCCTTCTTTATGCCAGTATGCTGTTCCAACAGTCAGTGCCGCCTGTAATGGCGTTTCATCTTGGCTCCCTAGGATTTCTCACTCCTTTCGAGTTTGATAATTTCCAAGAACAAGTGACCAATGTGCTCGAAG GACATGCAGCTTTAACCCTAAGAAGTCGTTTAAGATGCATCATTATGCGTAAAAACGAAGAAGGTCAACCACCTACGAATCTTTTAGTGTTAAATGAGGTTGTAGTGGACCGAGGACCATCACCTTATCTTTCAAATATTGATCTATTCATCGATGGCAAACATGTGACAAGCGTGCAGGGTGACGGCTTGATCGTGAGCACGCCGACTGGGTCCACTGCTTATGCGGTTGCTGCTGGAGCCAGCATGATTCATCCCTCAGTTCCTGCCATTATGATCACACCGATCTGCCCTCATTCTTTATCCTTCAGGCCAATTGTCGTGCCTGCAGGAGTCGAGCTTAAG ATCTCGGTTTCACCTGACAGCAGAAATACCTCGTGGGTGTCCTTCGACGGTAGAAATAGACAGGAACTCTTCCATGGTGACAG CTTGAGGGTGACCACTTCCATATATCCAGTGCCTAGTATTTGCGCGGCTGATCAAATCACCGACTGGTTCGATTCACTGGCCGAATGCCTGCACTGGAACGTCAGGAAGCGTCAGAAACACTTGGACGAGTTAAGTGACCTCGCACATTCATCTAGCAACGACACTTTAGATTCCCTTGATAGCTAG
- the LOC105669717 gene encoding NAD kinase isoform X9: protein MKNSAMIMTIQDPASQRLTWYKPPLTVLVIKKVRDSSVLPPFVQLVTWLIEEKRMVVFVEATVLEDPALARDPRFQSLRDRLQTFRDGTDDLQDRIDFIVCLGGDGTLLYASMLFQQSVPPVMAFHLGSLGFLTPFEFDNFQEQVTNVLEGHAALTLRSRLRCIIMRKNEEGQPPTNLLVLNEVVVDRGPSPYLSNIDLFIDGKHVTSVQGDGLIVSTPTGSTAYAVAAGASMIHPSVPAIMITPICPHSLSFRPIVVPAGVELKISVSPDSRNTSWVSFDGRNRQELFHGDSLRVTTSIYPVPSICAADQITDWFDSLAECLHWNVRKRQKHLDELSDLAHSSSNDTLDSLDS from the exons ATGAAAAACTCCGCAATGATTAT GACCATCCAGGATCCAGCCTCTCAGAGGTTGACGTGGTACAAACCACCACTCACCGTTCTGGTCATCAAAAAGGTTCGCGACTCCTCAGTCTTGCCACCGTTTGTTCAATTAGTCACGTGGTTAATAGAG GAAAAGCGAATGGTGGTCTTTGTAGAAGCCACTGTTCTGGAAGATCCGGCTCTGGCCAGAGATCCCAGGTTTCAAAGTCTTCGCGACAGATTACAAACTTTTAGAGATGGCACTGATGATTTGCAG GATCGAATTGATTTTATCGTCTGCTTGGGGGGTGACGGAACCCTTCTTTATGCCAGTATGCTGTTCCAACAGTCAGTGCCGCCTGTAATGGCGTTTCATCTTGGCTCCCTAGGATTTCTCACTCCTTTCGAGTTTGATAATTTCCAAGAACAAGTGACCAATGTGCTCGAAG GACATGCAGCTTTAACCCTAAGAAGTCGTTTAAGATGCATCATTATGCGTAAAAACGAAGAAGGTCAACCACCTACGAATCTTTTAGTGTTAAATGAGGTTGTAGTGGACCGAGGACCATCACCTTATCTTTCAAATATTGATCTATTCATCGATGGCAAACATGTGACAAGCGTGCAGGGTGACGGCTTGATCGTGAGCACGCCGACTGGGTCCACTGCTTATGCGGTTGCTGCTGGAGCCAGCATGATTCATCCCTCAGTTCCTGCCATTATGATCACACCGATCTGCCCTCATTCTTTATCCTTCAGGCCAATTGTCGTGCCTGCAGGAGTCGAGCTTAAG ATCTCGGTTTCACCTGACAGCAGAAATACCTCGTGGGTGTCCTTCGACGGTAGAAATAGACAGGAACTCTTCCATGGTGACAG CTTGAGGGTGACCACTTCCATATATCCAGTGCCTAGTATTTGCGCGGCTGATCAAATCACCGACTGGTTCGATTCACTGGCCGAATGCCTGCACTGGAACGTCAGGAAGCGTCAGAAACACTTGGACGAGTTAAGTGACCTCGCACATTCATCTAGCAACGACACTTTAGATTCCCTTGATAGCTAG